The following are encoded together in the Streptomyces rapamycinicus NRRL 5491 genome:
- a CDS encoding hydrogen peroxide-inducible genes activator gives MAASPTSPGKPRQPSISQLRAFVAVAEQLHFRDAAAAIGMSQPALSGAVAALEEALGVQLLERTTRKVLLSPAGERLAVRARTVLEAVGELLEEAEAARAPFTGVLRLGVIPTVAPYLLPTVLRLVQQRYPRLDLQVHEEQTASLLEGLAHGRLDLLLLAVPLGAPGVVEMPLFDEDFVLVTPRDHWLGGRDDIPREALKELDLLLLDEGHCLRDQALDICREAGRTEGTPVTTSAAGLSTLVQLVAGGLGVTLLPRTALRVETARNDHLATGDFADPAPARRIALAMRAGAARTEEFEAFAEALREALRPLPVRVAR, from the coding sequence GTGGCCGCATCACCCACATCGCCCGGCAAACCGCGCCAGCCGAGCATTTCCCAGCTCAGGGCCTTTGTCGCGGTCGCGGAGCAGCTGCACTTCCGCGATGCCGCGGCCGCCATCGGGATGAGCCAGCCCGCGCTCTCGGGCGCCGTCGCGGCGCTTGAGGAGGCACTCGGTGTCCAGCTGCTCGAGCGTACGACGCGCAAGGTGCTGCTCAGTCCGGCGGGGGAGCGGCTGGCGGTCCGTGCACGCACCGTGCTCGAGGCGGTCGGGGAGCTGCTGGAGGAGGCCGAGGCGGCCCGGGCGCCGTTCACGGGTGTGCTGCGGCTCGGGGTGATCCCGACCGTGGCGCCGTATCTGCTGCCGACCGTGCTGCGGCTGGTGCAACAGCGCTACCCCCGGCTCGATCTCCAGGTGCACGAGGAGCAGACCGCCTCGCTGCTGGAGGGACTGGCCCACGGCCGTCTGGATCTGTTGCTGCTCGCGGTGCCGCTCGGCGCGCCAGGGGTGGTCGAAATGCCGCTGTTCGACGAGGACTTCGTGCTGGTCACCCCGCGGGACCACTGGCTGGGAGGGCGCGATGACATCCCCCGCGAGGCGCTCAAGGAGCTGGATCTGCTGCTGCTCGACGAGGGCCACTGCCTGCGGGACCAGGCGCTGGACATCTGCCGTGAGGCCGGCCGCACCGAGGGCACTCCGGTGACCACCAGCGCCGCCGGGCTCTCCACCCTGGTGCAGCTGGTCGCGGGCGGGCTCGGGGTGACGCTGCTGCCGCGTACCGCGCTCCGGGTGGAGACCGCGCGCAACGACCACCTGGCCACGGGGGACTTCGCCGATCCGGCGCCCGCCCGCCGGATAGCCCTGGCCATGCGGGCGGGCGCGGCGCGCACGGAGGAGTTCGAGGCGTTCGCGGAGGCCCTGCGGGAGGCGCTGCGGCCGCTGCCGGTACGGGTCGCCCGCTGA
- a CDS encoding peroxiredoxin has product MLTVGDKFPEYDLTACVSLESGKEFEQINHKTYEGKWKIVFAWPKDFTFVCPTEIAAFGKLNDEFADRDAQVLGFSGDSEFVHHAWRKDHPDLRDLPFPMLADSKHELMRDLGIEGEDGFAQRAVFIVDQNNEIQFTMVTAGSVGRNPKEVLRVLDALQTDELCPCNWSKGEDTLDPVALLSGE; this is encoded by the coding sequence GTGCTCACCGTCGGTGACAAGTTCCCCGAGTACGACCTGACCGCCTGCGTGTCGCTGGAGAGCGGCAAGGAGTTCGAGCAGATCAACCACAAGACCTACGAGGGCAAGTGGAAGATCGTTTTCGCGTGGCCGAAAGACTTTACTTTCGTGTGCCCGACCGAGATCGCGGCCTTCGGCAAGCTGAACGACGAGTTCGCCGACCGTGACGCCCAGGTCCTGGGCTTCTCCGGCGACTCCGAGTTCGTCCACCACGCCTGGCGCAAGGACCACCCGGACCTGCGCGACCTGCCGTTCCCGATGCTGGCCGACTCCAAGCACGAGCTGATGCGCGACCTCGGCATCGAGGGCGAGGACGGCTTCGCGCAGCGCGCCGTCTTCATCGTGGACCAGAACAACGAGATCCAGTTCACCATGGTGACGGCCGGTTCCGTGGGCCGTAACCCCAAGGAGGTCCTGCGGGTGCTGGACGCCCTGCAGACCGACGAGCTGTGCCCCTGCAACTGGAGCAAGGGCGAGGACACCCTGGACCCGGTGGCCCTCCTCTCCGGAGAGTGA
- a CDS encoding alkyl hydroperoxide reductase: protein MALDELKSALPDYAKDLKLNLGSVIGNSELPRQQLWGTVLACAIASRSARVLTELEPEAKANLSPEAYTAAKSAAAIMAMNNVFYRTRHLLSDPEYGNLRAGLRMNVIGNPGVEKADFELWSLAVSAINGCGMCLDSHEQVLRKAGVDRETIQEAFKIASVLQAVGATLDAEGVLAAGG from the coding sequence ATGGCACTCGATGAGCTGAAGTCCGCGCTGCCGGACTACGCCAAGGACCTCAAGCTGAACCTCGGTTCGGTGATCGGCAACTCGGAGCTTCCGCGGCAGCAGCTGTGGGGCACCGTGCTGGCCTGCGCGATCGCCTCGCGTTCGGCGCGCGTGCTGACCGAGCTGGAGCCGGAGGCCAAGGCCAACCTCTCGCCGGAGGCGTACACCGCCGCCAAGTCGGCGGCCGCCATCATGGCGATGAACAACGTCTTCTACCGGACCCGGCACCTCCTGTCCGACCCGGAGTACGGCAACCTGCGCGCGGGGCTGCGGATGAACGTCATCGGCAACCCGGGTGTGGAGAAGGCCGACTTCGAGCTGTGGTCGCTGGCCGTGTCCGCGATCAACGGCTGCGGAATGTGCCTCGACTCGCATGAGCAGGTGCTCCGCAAGGCGGGCGTGGACCGCGAGACGATCCAGGAAGCCTTCAAGATCGCCTCGGTGCTGCAGGCGGTCGGCGCCACCCTGGACGCCGAGGGCGTCCTGGCCGCGGGCGGCTGA
- a CDS encoding AI-2E family transporter, whose translation MSKLPQWVGRLGTGLTRLAHRLESQQAEMRGREGDGDTGPRTPPGPGPGPERGSEPRPGPGPGPSEERPRGAESAEGAAGRKSPEGPETPERPESPEGAAGEGETARPEQPASVPAPPAYAPAVSARPDPVAAVPWGVRVAAEAAWRLLVLGGTVWVLMRVISSVQLVVLSFTVAILITALLEPTVTRLRRRGVPRGLATALTFIAGFVVMGLVVWFVVWQVMENVDEVSGEVQAGIDDLRRWLLHSPFHVTEKQINHVAKSLREAVGANTEQITSAGLEGVTVVVEVLTGILLTMFSTLFLLYDGPKIWNWTLKLVPAQAREGVAGAGPRAWSTLTAYVRGTVIVALIDAIFIGVGLFFLDVPMAVPLAVFIFLFAFIPLVGAVVSGALAVVVALVTQGVFTGAMVLIVVLAVQQIEGHVLQPFILGRAVRVHPLAVVLSVAAGSLIGGIGGAVVAVPLVAVANTVVVYLRGYSQENALRAVPGPHGATASGAAPTAPPGLPPGEGGDR comes from the coding sequence ATGTCCAAATTGCCGCAGTGGGTCGGCAGGCTGGGAACCGGACTTACCCGGCTCGCCCACCGGCTCGAATCCCAACAGGCCGAGATGCGGGGGCGCGAGGGCGACGGCGACACCGGCCCGCGGACGCCACCGGGGCCCGGACCGGGGCCCGAACGGGGATCTGAACCGAGGCCCGGACCGGGGCCCGGACCATCCGAAGAACGCCCGCGGGGTGCCGAGAGCGCTGAGGGCGCCGCGGGCCGGAAGAGCCCGGAAGGCCCCGAGACCCCGGAGCGCCCCGAGAGCCCCGAGGGCGCCGCGGGGGAGGGCGAAACCGCCCGGCCGGAGCAGCCGGCCAGTGTGCCCGCCCCGCCCGCCTACGCCCCCGCCGTCTCCGCCAGACCCGATCCGGTGGCCGCCGTGCCCTGGGGCGTCCGCGTGGCAGCCGAGGCGGCCTGGCGACTGCTGGTGCTCGGCGGCACGGTGTGGGTGCTCATGCGGGTCATCAGCTCCGTCCAGCTGGTGGTGCTGTCCTTCACCGTCGCGATCCTCATCACCGCGCTGCTGGAGCCCACCGTCACCCGGCTGCGCCGGCGCGGTGTGCCGCGCGGGCTGGCCACCGCGCTCACCTTCATCGCCGGCTTCGTCGTCATGGGCCTGGTCGTGTGGTTCGTGGTCTGGCAGGTCATGGAGAACGTCGACGAGGTCTCGGGCGAGGTCCAGGCCGGTATCGACGATCTGCGGCGCTGGCTGCTGCACAGCCCGTTCCATGTGACCGAGAAGCAGATCAACCACGTGGCCAAGAGCCTGCGCGAGGCGGTCGGCGCCAACACCGAGCAGATCACCTCGGCGGGGCTGGAGGGCGTCACGGTCGTCGTCGAGGTGCTGACGGGCATCCTGCTGACCATGTTCTCCACGCTCTTCCTGCTGTACGACGGCCCGAAGATCTGGAACTGGACCCTCAAGCTGGTCCCCGCCCAGGCCCGCGAGGGCGTGGCGGGCGCGGGCCCGCGCGCCTGGTCGACGCTGACCGCGTATGTGCGCGGCACGGTGATCGTGGCGCTGATCGACGCGATCTTCATCGGCGTGGGTCTGTTCTTCCTCGATGTGCCGATGGCCGTGCCGCTGGCCGTCTTCATCTTCCTCTTCGCCTTCATCCCGCTGGTGGGCGCGGTGGTCTCCGGTGCGCTCGCGGTGGTCGTGGCGCTGGTCACCCAGGGCGTCTTCACGGGGGCGATGGTGCTGATCGTGGTGCTCGCCGTGCAGCAGATCGAGGGCCATGTGCTCCAGCCGTTCATCCTCGGCCGGGCGGTGCGGGTCCATCCGCTGGCCGTGGTGCTCTCGGTCGCGGCCGGTTCGCTGATCGGCGGTATCGGCGGCGCGGTGGTGGCCGTTCCGCTGGTGGCGGTCGCCAATACGGTCGTCGTCTACTTGCGCGGCTACAGCCAGGAGAACGCCCTGCGCGCCGTCCCGGGCCCGCACGGAGCCACTGCCTCCGGTGCGGCGCCCACCGCGCCGCCGGGTCTGCCGCCCGGGGAGGGCGGGGACCGATGA
- a CDS encoding transglycosylase SLT domain-containing protein: MLEGNRVSRISVRGFAVASATAVTTVGAVVGVAAGGQQQQGSSDPIEATAADSTLLADIPAGQQAVAQTASLTQQADVQSTAADAEARKSAEESARKQAAKDAKAKKAAADKAAAEKLAKEREAKEKKEVASRSATRDSSSFPQQASYTISEVQAMARQIVPSGQFQCFSNIVDHESTWNYKATNPSSGAYGLVQALPAGKMASAGADWQTNPATQIKWGLNYMNERYGSPCDAWSFWQANGHY; encoded by the coding sequence ATGCTGGAAGGAAACCGAGTGAGCCGGATTTCGGTCCGGGGATTCGCAGTGGCTTCGGCCACCGCGGTCACCACTGTGGGCGCCGTCGTCGGCGTCGCCGCGGGCGGACAGCAGCAGCAGGGCTCGTCCGACCCGATCGAGGCGACCGCCGCCGATTCGACGCTCCTTGCGGACATACCTGCTGGGCAGCAGGCCGTCGCGCAGACCGCATCCCTGACGCAGCAGGCGGACGTCCAGTCCACCGCGGCCGACGCGGAGGCGCGCAAGTCCGCCGAGGAGTCAGCCCGCAAGCAGGCGGCCAAGGACGCGAAGGCCAAGAAGGCCGCCGCGGACAAGGCAGCCGCCGAGAAGCTGGCCAAGGAGCGCGAGGCGAAGGAGAAGAAGGAGGTCGCGAGCCGTTCGGCCACGCGTGACTCCTCCAGCTTCCCCCAGCAGGCTTCGTACACCATCTCCGAGGTCCAGGCGATGGCGCGGCAGATCGTGCCGAGTGGCCAGTTCCAGTGCTTCAGCAACATCGTGGACCACGAGTCCACCTGGAACTACAAGGCCACCAACCCGTCGTCGGGTGCCTACGGTCTGGTGCAGGCGCTGCCGGCCGGCAAGATGGCCTCGGCGGGCGCCGACTGGCAGACCAACCCGGCCACCCAGATCAAGTGGGGCCTGAACTACATGAACGAGCGCTACGGCAGCCCGTGTGACGCTTGGTCGTTCTGGCAGGCCAACGGCCACTACTGA